The Paenibacillus sp. YPG26 genome includes a window with the following:
- a CDS encoding GNAT family N-acetyltransferase has protein sequence MEYRVRPMSPDDIRQVQVVARASWHTAYQGIIPTEIQDRFLNSAYSDEMMKRRLEQSFLYVAEDRGRIVGFANFSPVNEDKVVELMAIYLEPEYQGRGIGSALLQEGIVHSAGAKEVYAHVERENKAGRRFYESRRFVTAAEFDDEFDGHRLKTLRMVLTL, from the coding sequence ATGGAATACCGTGTGCGTCCGATGAGTCCGGATGATATCAGACAGGTTCAGGTGGTGGCCAGAGCAAGCTGGCATACAGCCTACCAGGGGATCATTCCCACTGAGATTCAGGACCGGTTCCTGAATTCAGCTTACAGTGATGAGATGATGAAGCGGCGCCTAGAACAGTCATTCCTGTATGTTGCTGAAGATCGCGGCCGGATTGTTGGATTCGCCAATTTCTCACCTGTAAATGAAGACAAGGTAGTGGAGCTTATGGCGATCTATCTGGAGCCTGAATATCAGGGTAGAGGAATAGGCTCGGCACTTCTGCAGGAGGGAATTGTCCATTCGGCTGGAGCGAAAGAGGTCTATGCCCATGTCGAGAGAGAGAATAAGGCCGGAAGAAGATTCTATGAATCGAGGAGGTTCGTTACAGCTGCCGAGTTCGATGATGAATTTGACGGTCACAGGTTAAAGACTCTACGAATGGTGCTCACACTATGA
- a CDS encoding NAD(P)/FAD-dependent oxidoreductase gives MNRYEVIVIGGGPSGLMASIAAARQGASVVLLDKGDKLGRKLGISGGGRCNVTNAKEIDELIRYIPGNGRFLYSAFANFNNRDIIQFFEDLGIALKEEDNGRMFPVSDKAKTVVDALVGKAFSLGVKLRTLEPVKEILYGAEGVQGVLLESGKKILSPAVIVATGGRSVPHTGSTGDGYPWAKAAGHTITELYPTEVPIVSKEPFIVSRELQGLSLRDVELSVMNPKGKAVISHRGDMIFTHFGLSGPIALRCSQFIRQVKNKHKMQEAQLQIDLFPDHSAGSLEQELRRLAAAEPKKALKNVLKGTIPERLLPLLFSRAGLPGDTTYEHLPKEPWSAFISVLKGFPVKATGTRPFEEAFVTGGGVHLKEIDPKTMESKLMPGLFFCGEVLDIHGYTGGYNITAAFTTGYTAGYHAGESTRHQR, from the coding sequence ATGAATCGATATGAAGTAATTGTGATCGGAGGCGGCCCCTCGGGACTGATGGCTTCCATTGCCGCGGCGAGACAGGGCGCATCCGTTGTACTCCTGGATAAAGGGGACAAGCTGGGCCGTAAGCTGGGCATTTCGGGCGGGGGACGCTGCAATGTAACCAATGCCAAAGAGATTGATGAGCTGATCCGGTACATTCCGGGCAACGGGCGTTTTCTCTATAGCGCCTTCGCTAATTTCAATAACCGGGACATTATCCAATTCTTCGAGGATCTTGGTATCGCTCTGAAGGAAGAAGACAACGGACGGATGTTCCCGGTATCCGATAAAGCCAAGACGGTAGTCGATGCGCTGGTTGGCAAAGCCTTCTCGCTAGGCGTGAAGCTGCGCACGCTGGAACCGGTTAAGGAGATTCTCTATGGTGCGGAAGGTGTACAGGGCGTACTGCTGGAATCAGGCAAAAAAATATTATCTCCCGCGGTGATCGTGGCCACCGGAGGAAGATCCGTTCCCCACACCGGCTCCACAGGGGACGGCTATCCCTGGGCCAAAGCCGCGGGGCATACCATTACAGAGCTGTACCCTACGGAAGTGCCTATCGTATCCAAGGAGCCGTTCATTGTAAGCCGGGAACTGCAAGGCTTGTCTCTTCGGGACGTGGAGCTGTCCGTTATGAATCCGAAAGGCAAGGCGGTCATCTCCCACCGCGGGGACATGATCTTCACCCATTTCGGACTATCAGGTCCGATTGCGCTTCGCTGCAGCCAGTTCATCAGGCAGGTGAAGAACAAGCATAAGATGCAGGAAGCCCAGCTTCAGATCGACCTGTTCCCGGATCATTCTGCCGGCTCGCTGGAGCAGGAGCTTCGCCGCCTGGCCGCGGCTGAACCGAAGAAGGCGCTCAAGAATGTCCTCAAGGGAACGATCCCCGAGCGGCTTCTGCCGCTTCTCTTCAGCCGTGCCGGGCTTCCTGGCGATACTACGTACGAGCATCTGCCGAAGGAGCCCTGGAGCGCCTTTATTTCTGTACTCAAGGGCTTTCCGGTGAAGGCGACGGGAACCCGGCCTTTTGAGGAAGCCTTTGTAACAGGAGGAGGCGTACACCTGAAGGAGATTGATCCGAAGACGATGGAATCCAAGCTGATGCCCGGTCTGTTCTTCTGCGGCGAGGTTCTCGATATCCACGGCTACACAGGCGGTTATAATATTACAGCCGCCTTCACTACAGGATATACGGCGGGTTACCACGCCGGAGAGAGCACCCGTCATCAGCGTTAG
- a CDS encoding ATP-binding protein — MLLMSCLISIFICSLFSSELFGIIPLNYFLPSLFIGILYGRRRDGLILAAVELVIYAVMETPFDLPDFLLHTGLCMYPLVFLAAGRFKRSGRHAKYVTLSLFLLVGQYLSTSMSFLSLPMSYRMNLTIIIFGIVNIIVAVLIGSLLLFVIESSLDKDKLQIQVTMLSRRYFREAEKLQQMMDAAPLSILLLDQEGRIVSLNRTFLTYYCATHPMATREELVGKSLQEIIKEFDYEIVGQRVDKTPLNTENTSELVQSNGRTFFASTSPIKRGLTEETVGAVVIIQDITELEALRTELFNVDRLTLVGQMAAGITHEIRNPMAVVRGFLQLMKEKSPSTLDNYYRIVMDELDRANSIISDFLSLAQTRSVNKEDCHLHDIIQELSPLLWADANLRGQSIELKLAEQLPRLKLNTKEIKQVILNLSRNAMEAMEEKGQLTLETRSTPGGVELLVTDTGPGIPPAKQEKLFQPFFTTKSQGTGLGLALCLSIIERHHGKISVKSEEGTGTTFSVLFQEDAGHHTDDR; from the coding sequence ATGCTTCTTATGTCTTGTCTGATCAGTATTTTTATCTGCTCCTTGTTCTCGTCTGAGCTATTCGGGATTATCCCGCTTAATTATTTTTTGCCATCCCTGTTCATAGGGATATTGTATGGAAGAAGACGTGACGGCTTGATCCTGGCTGCGGTGGAGCTGGTTATCTACGCAGTTATGGAGACTCCCTTTGATCTCCCGGACTTCCTTCTGCACACAGGTCTCTGCATGTACCCGTTAGTATTCCTGGCGGCTGGCCGGTTCAAGCGGAGTGGACGGCATGCGAAATATGTCACGCTATCTTTGTTTCTTCTTGTCGGCCAATATTTATCGACCTCGATGTCCTTCCTAAGCCTGCCCATGTCTTACCGGATGAACCTTACGATCATCATATTCGGAATTGTGAATATAATCGTTGCGGTTCTGATTGGCAGCCTGCTCCTGTTTGTAATCGAGAGCTCCCTGGACAAGGACAAGCTGCAAATCCAGGTGACGATGTTATCCAGACGCTACTTCCGTGAAGCTGAGAAGCTTCAGCAGATGATGGATGCGGCTCCATTATCGATCCTACTGCTGGATCAGGAGGGGAGGATCGTCTCCCTCAACCGTACATTCCTGACATACTATTGTGCAACGCATCCTATGGCTACCAGGGAAGAACTGGTAGGCAAGTCCCTCCAGGAGATTATCAAGGAATTCGATTACGAAATTGTAGGTCAGCGGGTGGATAAGACGCCTCTGAACACAGAGAATACCAGTGAGCTGGTACAGAGCAACGGCAGGACTTTCTTTGCTAGCACCTCGCCCATCAAGCGGGGACTCACGGAAGAGACGGTGGGAGCCGTGGTCATTATTCAGGACATCACAGAACTGGAAGCGCTTAGAACAGAGCTCTTCAATGTGGACCGCCTCACTCTTGTCGGACAGATGGCGGCAGGGATTACCCACGAAATCCGTAATCCCATGGCCGTGGTCAGAGGCTTCCTGCAGCTGATGAAGGAGAAGAGTCCTTCCACCCTGGATAACTACTACCGCATTGTGATGGATGAGCTGGACCGTGCCAACAGCATTATTAGTGACTTTCTCTCCCTGGCTCAGACCCGCAGTGTGAACAAAGAGGATTGCCATCTGCACGATATTATTCAGGAATTAAGTCCGCTTCTCTGGGCCGATGCGAATCTCCGGGGGCAGAGCATAGAGCTGAAGCTGGCGGAGCAGCTTCCCCGTCTGAAGCTCAATACCAAAGAGATTAAGCAGGTTATTCTGAACCTGTCCCGGAACGCGATGGAGGCGATGGAAGAGAAGGGTCAGCTGACCTTGGAGACGCGGAGCACCCCGGGCGGAGTGGAGCTTTTGGTGACAGATACAGGTCCTGGGATACCGCCCGCGAAGCAGGAGAAGCTGTTCCAGCCTTTCTTCACAACCAAATCACAGGGTACCGGTCTCGGGCTTGCCCTCTGTCTAAGTATCATTGAGCGTCATCATGGCAAAATCTCTGTCAAATCCGAAGAAGGCACCGGCACGACCTTTTCTGTTCTGTTCCAGGAAGATGCAGGGCATCATACGGATGACAGGTGA
- a CDS encoding BrxA/BrxB family bacilliredoxin, producing MSMSFDQYMRDMVQPMRDELTRLGIQELRTPEEVEASFPALKGTSLVVINSVCGCAAGQCRPGVAQALGHDLTPDHLFTVFAGQDKEATAKAREYFAPYPPSSPSIALLKDGELVHFIERHQIEDRSAEEIAADLTSAFDRFCR from the coding sequence ATGTCCATGTCTTTTGACCAATATATGAGAGATATGGTTCAACCTATGAGGGATGAACTGACTCGTCTGGGAATTCAGGAACTTCGTACGCCGGAAGAGGTGGAAGCAAGCTTCCCAGCCTTGAAGGGTACTTCATTAGTAGTTATTAACTCGGTATGCGGCTGTGCTGCCGGGCAATGCCGTCCAGGGGTAGCCCAGGCGCTAGGGCACGACCTTACACCAGACCACTTGTTCACTGTGTTCGCGGGTCAAGACAAGGAAGCGACAGCGAAGGCGCGCGAATACTTCGCCCCTTATCCGCCGTCTTCTCCTTCCATCGCGCTGCTTAAGGATGGGGAGCTCGTTCACTTTATTGAACGGCACCAAATCGAAGATCGCTCTGCAGAGGAGATTGCGGCTGATTTGACCAGCGCATTCGACCGTTTCTGCCGGTAA
- the nadE gene encoding ammonia-dependent NAD(+) synthetase, which produces MSLQQEIIERLGVKPTIDVDQEIRRRIDFLKEYVKNSGTTGLLIAISGGLDSAVAAGLCKQATDELTEELGREYITLGVYQPYGTQEDIAHSYEVAEAFGLTKTVETNIEEAVNEIALETEHGLKNIGISRHISYQGKGNVKARTRMVVQYAIAFELNLLVVGTDHASEAITGFYTKWGDGAVDITPLSSLNKRQIRQIAAKLGVPQSILDKAPTAGLWEGQTDEKELGVSYDDNSDYLEGKEISAEARERLEKYYRRTEHKRSPIPGI; this is translated from the coding sequence ATGAGTTTGCAGCAGGAAATTATTGAACGTTTGGGTGTCAAGCCAACTATTGATGTTGATCAGGAGATCCGCAGACGTATTGATTTTCTTAAAGAATATGTGAAGAATTCTGGCACTACAGGACTGCTAATAGCCATTAGCGGCGGGCTCGACAGTGCGGTAGCGGCGGGTCTCTGCAAGCAGGCAACGGATGAGCTTACAGAGGAGCTCGGCAGGGAATATATCACTCTGGGTGTATATCAGCCTTACGGAACTCAAGAAGATATTGCACACAGCTACGAGGTGGCCGAGGCCTTCGGGTTGACCAAGACGGTAGAGACGAACATTGAGGAAGCCGTCAATGAAATTGCGCTTGAGACCGAGCATGGATTGAAAAATATCGGTATTTCCCGGCATATCAGCTATCAGGGGAAAGGGAATGTTAAGGCAAGAACCCGCATGGTGGTTCAGTATGCCATCGCCTTTGAACTTAATCTGCTGGTAGTAGGTACTGACCATGCTTCAGAAGCCATAACCGGATTCTATACTAAATGGGGCGACGGTGCGGTGGATATCACACCACTCAGCTCACTTAACAAGCGTCAGATCCGACAGATTGCAGCCAAGCTTGGCGTGCCGCAGAGCATTCTGGACAAGGCGCCTACAGCTGGCCTCTGGGAAGGACAGACGGACGAGAAGGAGCTTGGTGTCAGCTACGATGACAACAGCGACTATCTTGAGGGCAAGGAGATCAGTGCCGAGGCTCGTGAGCGTCTGGAGAAATATTATCGGAGAACAGAACACAAGCGCAGTCCCATTCCGGGGATCTAA
- a CDS encoding alpha/beta hydrolase produces the protein MPIDFNIPLDETDILRCTRYPSKTSDPQSLIILAHGFKGFKDFAMFPYAADQLSRHHEVITFNFSHNGIGDHPQEFTEMEKFAVNTYDRELRDMDVLIAHLRQDSKLASLPLFLIGHSRGAGVCLVYGFDHPRTLTGVLSWNGVTNLDLFTEEQKTGMREYGRSHVINSRTGQRMPLDMVILEDLDRQQARYDILGRIAFADFAVALVQGTEDHLLEGSRRLVQANPHIPWIQIQGGNHTFNTVHPFQGASRQLKDALNASELFISDVLRNRHHSVINK, from the coding sequence ATGCCCATAGATTTCAATATCCCGCTGGACGAGACCGACATACTCAGGTGTACGCGTTACCCTTCCAAGACTTCTGACCCGCAGAGCTTGATTATTCTGGCCCATGGGTTCAAAGGGTTCAAGGACTTCGCCATGTTCCCCTACGCCGCTGATCAGCTGAGCCGGCATCATGAAGTCATCACTTTCAATTTCTCCCATAACGGGATTGGTGATCATCCGCAGGAATTCACGGAAATGGAGAAGTTCGCGGTTAATACCTACGACCGGGAGCTTCGTGATATGGACGTTCTTATCGCCCATCTTCGGCAAGATTCGAAGCTCGCCTCACTGCCTCTCTTTCTGATCGGGCACAGCCGCGGCGCCGGGGTATGCCTGGTCTATGGCTTCGATCATCCGCGCACTTTAACAGGGGTTCTGTCCTGGAACGGTGTTACGAATCTTGACCTGTTCACAGAGGAGCAGAAGACCGGGATGCGTGAGTATGGCCGAAGCCATGTGATTAACAGCAGAACCGGGCAGCGGATGCCGCTGGACATGGTTATCCTCGAAGACCTTGATCGGCAGCAGGCGAGGTATGATATTCTGGGACGAATTGCTTTTGCCGACTTCGCGGTTGCTCTTGTCCAAGGCACCGAAGATCATCTTCTTGAAGGCTCCCGCCGGCTCGTGCAGGCGAATCCTCATATTCCCTGGATACAGATTCAAGGCGGCAATCATACCTTTAACACGGTCCACCCCTTCCAGGGAGCCAGCCGACAGCTGAAGGATGCCCTCAACGCGAGCGAGCTGTTCATCTCGGATGTGCTCCGCAATCGGCATCATTCTGTGATCAACAAGTAA
- the acpS gene encoding holo-ACP synthase yields the protein MIHGIGHDVVEIDRIKALTDSLHGERFLSRILTAEERELAVGRRRAAEYTAGRFAAKEAVSKAFGYGIGGILGFQDIQIIPDAYGKPWAKLSGAAWDRLAIGEPEDYSIHVSITHERHLASAFVIVERA from the coding sequence TTGATTCATGGCATCGGGCATGATGTGGTTGAGATTGACCGGATCAAGGCGCTGACTGACAGCTTGCACGGGGAGCGGTTTCTAAGCCGTATTCTGACTGCCGAAGAGCGGGAACTGGCTGTAGGACGCCGGAGGGCTGCTGAGTATACGGCGGGGCGCTTCGCGGCTAAGGAAGCTGTAAGCAAAGCTTTTGGATACGGGATTGGCGGTATATTAGGCTTTCAGGATATCCAGATCATCCCGGATGCTTATGGCAAGCCCTGGGCGAAGCTCTCAGGAGCGGCTTGGGACCGGCTGGCTATAGGAGAACCGGAAGATTACAGCATCCATGTGAGCATTACTCATGAGCGGCACCTTGCGTCGGCTTTTGTCATCGTGGAGCGTGCCTAG
- the mutY gene encoding A/G-specific adenine glycosylase, with protein sequence MQQDNQHFFSTELLGWYEHAKRDLPWRRHRDPYFIWVSEIMLQQTRVDTVIPYFHRFIEKFPTVAALAQAPEEEVLKCWEGLGYYSRARNLQAAAKQVTELHGGVIPDDLSAVSALKGVGPYTRGSIMSIAFNRPVPAVDGNVMRVLSRFFLIEEDIMKVGTRKSMEVLAEALIPEGRASDFNQALMELGALVCTPKSPHCLTCPVMQHCQGRIAGMETQLPVKTKAKKPRPEYRLAALIEGRGAEAGRVLVQQRPEAGLLARMWELPHVLAAAEDPAGGAGLPDEPAMDRLTQALAAEGHYAQPQGLYVEAEHTFSHIQWYLRVYRFRQSPELGALAALGAVAESSAEYELAASREDARPQTRWINQADMEQLAFPNVFLRILNQYFASRNGQE encoded by the coding sequence ATGCAGCAGGATAACCAACATTTTTTTAGTACAGAGCTTCTGGGATGGTATGAACACGCCAAAAGGGATCTGCCGTGGCGCAGACACAGAGACCCCTATTTCATATGGGTATCGGAGATTATGCTGCAGCAGACCCGGGTGGATACGGTGATCCCGTATTTTCACCGTTTTATCGAGAAATTCCCTACCGTGGCCGCGCTTGCGCAGGCACCGGAGGAAGAGGTGCTTAAATGCTGGGAGGGGCTTGGATATTACTCCCGCGCACGTAATCTGCAGGCCGCTGCGAAGCAGGTCACTGAGCTGCACGGAGGAGTCATTCCCGACGATCTAAGCGCCGTGTCCGCCTTGAAGGGGGTAGGGCCGTACACCCGGGGATCGATCATGAGCATCGCCTTTAACCGGCCAGTTCCTGCGGTGGATGGAAATGTGATGCGGGTACTGTCACGGTTCTTCCTGATTGAAGAGGACATCATGAAGGTGGGCACACGCAAATCCATGGAGGTGCTGGCCGAAGCCCTCATTCCGGAAGGCCGCGCCTCCGACTTCAACCAGGCACTGATGGAGCTTGGCGCACTGGTCTGTACGCCCAAGTCGCCTCACTGCCTGACCTGTCCGGTCATGCAGCACTGCCAGGGCCGCATCGCCGGCATGGAGACACAGCTGCCGGTGAAGACCAAGGCCAAGAAGCCGCGGCCGGAGTACCGCCTGGCCGCGCTCATCGAGGGCCGCGGCGCCGAGGCGGGCCGCGTGCTCGTCCAGCAGCGGCCCGAAGCCGGCCTGCTGGCCCGCATGTGGGAGCTGCCGCACGTGCTTGCGGCAGCGGAAGATCCAGCCGGCGGCGCCGGACTGCCTGATGAGCCGGCCATGGACCGGCTCACGCAGGCCCTGGCCGCCGAAGGGCATTACGCGCAGCCGCAGGGGCTGTATGTGGAAGCTGAACATACGTTCAGCCACATTCAATGGTACCTGCGCGTGTACCGCTTCCGCCAGTCGCCTGAGCTGGGCGCCCTGGCGGCACTTGGCGCTGTAGCGGAGTCCAGCGCCGAGTATGAGCTCGCGGCATCGCGGGAAGATGCCCGGCCGCAGACCCGCTGGATCAATCAGGCGGATATGGAGCAGCTCGCTTTTCCAAATGTGTTCTTGAGGATTCTGAATCAATATTTTGCAAGCAGGAACGGACAGGAATAA
- a CDS encoding superoxide dismutase gives MAHQLPALPYPANALEPHIDEQTMNIHHDRHHNTYVTNLNAALESAPELQDKSVEELISNLDAVPENIRTAVRNNGGGHANHTLFWEIIGPNGGGNPTGAIASAIDSELGGFDKFKEDFAKAATTRFGSGWAWLVVGKDGKLAVTSTPNQDNPLQDGQTPVLGLDVWEHAYYLKYQNKRPDYIAAFWNVINWNEVNKRYEAAKK, from the coding sequence ATGGCTCATCAATTACCAGCATTGCCTTACCCAGCAAATGCACTTGAACCACATATCGACGAACAGACTATGAACATCCACCATGATCGTCACCACAACACATATGTCACTAATCTTAATGCGGCACTCGAAAGCGCACCAGAGCTTCAAGATAAGAGTGTTGAAGAATTGATCTCCAACCTGGATGCCGTTCCTGAGAATATCCGTACTGCAGTTCGCAACAACGGTGGCGGCCATGCCAACCACACCCTTTTCTGGGAGATCATTGGACCGAATGGCGGCGGCAACCCTACTGGCGCGATTGCTTCGGCTATCGACAGTGAGCTTGGCGGCTTCGACAAGTTCAAGGAAGATTTCGCTAAAGCGGCAACTACCCGTTTCGGCAGCGGCTGGGCTTGGCTCGTAGTAGGCAAGGACGGCAAGCTTGCTGTAACCAGCACACCTAACCAGGACAATCCGCTTCAAGACGGACAAACTCCGGTACTGGGTCTGGACGTATGGGAGCATGCTTACTACCTGAAATATCAGAACAAACGCCCTGACTATATCGCAGCGTTCTGGAATGTAATCAACTGGAACGAAGTGAACAAGCGTTACGAGGCTGCAAAAAAATAA
- a CDS encoding chromate transporter translates to MHKEETALPDSSKAGQSRLWELLGVSTKLGLTSFGGPTAHLGYFHNEYIRRRKWMDERSYADLVALCQFLPGPASSQVGIGIGIMRAGLLGGIVAWLGFTIPSVIALILFAVLLQGTDLSQAGWIHGLKIAAVAIVAHAVLGMGQKLASDKKRATIAVLAAAVILLWQTVFSQVVVITAAGLLGLWLYRKADVPEVPDVDVPVKRSFAIACLTVLIGLLAALPLLRMIIEHKGLAIFDSFYRSGSLVFGGGHVVLPLLERETAGAGWISKADFLAGYGAAQAVPGPLFTFASYLGQMTAGISGAVIATLAIFLPAFLLIAGTLPFWSHLRRNTKVQGALVGINAAVVGILLAALYNPLWTTTIMNSADFVLASILFVLLVYWKLPPWAVVAAGAAGGMVVSALQV, encoded by the coding sequence ATGCACAAGGAAGAAACTGCACTGCCGGATTCCTCAAAAGCCGGACAGTCCAGACTCTGGGAGCTTCTTGGTGTCTCTACCAAGCTGGGATTGACCTCGTTCGGGGGACCCACTGCCCATCTCGGTTATTTCCATAACGAATATATCCGGCGCAGGAAATGGATGGACGAACGAAGCTACGCTGACCTGGTTGCCTTGTGCCAGTTCCTTCCCGGGCCAGCAAGCAGTCAGGTTGGGATTGGAATTGGCATCATGCGCGCCGGTCTGCTTGGCGGGATTGTCGCCTGGCTTGGCTTCACGATCCCCTCGGTGATTGCCCTTATCCTGTTCGCCGTACTGCTGCAAGGGACGGATCTCAGCCAGGCAGGCTGGATTCATGGACTTAAGATCGCCGCCGTGGCTATCGTAGCGCACGCTGTTCTGGGAATGGGGCAGAAGCTTGCCTCTGATAAAAAGCGGGCGACGATTGCGGTTCTGGCCGCCGCGGTCATACTGCTGTGGCAGACCGTATTCAGCCAGGTTGTTGTTATTACTGCCGCCGGTCTGCTTGGCCTTTGGTTATACCGTAAGGCGGACGTGCCGGAGGTTCCGGATGTGGATGTGCCCGTGAAGCGCAGCTTCGCAATAGCATGCTTAACTGTGTTAATCGGGCTGTTAGCTGCGCTGCCTCTGCTTCGTATGATTATCGAGCACAAGGGTCTCGCTATCTTCGACAGCTTCTACCGGTCAGGGTCGCTCGTGTTCGGGGGAGGACACGTGGTGCTTCCGCTTCTGGAGAGGGAGACCGCCGGGGCGGGCTGGATCAGCAAAGCTGACTTCCTTGCAGGCTACGGTGCTGCGCAGGCAGTTCCAGGCCCGCTGTTCACGTTCGCCTCATATCTAGGTCAGATGACCGCGGGAATCAGCGGCGCGGTCATTGCCACGCTGGCGATCTTCCTGCCTGCCTTTCTGCTCATCGCAGGAACGCTGCCGTTCTGGAGTCATCTTCGGCGGAATACCAAGGTTCAAGGCGCGCTTGTTGGGATCAACGCAGCTGTAGTAGGTATCCTGCTCGCCGCCCTCTATAATCCGCTGTGGACAACGACGATTATGAATTCAGCCGACTTCGTGCTGGCTTCGATCCTGTTCGTCCTGCTTGTCTACTGGAAGCTGCCGCCTTGGGCTGTTGTCGCGGCCGGGGCAGCTGGCGGCATGGTTGTCTCCGCCCTCCAGGTCTGA
- a CDS encoding GNAT family N-acetyltransferase, with protein MRVRSFQLSDASQVMELLQVALSEDCYEDTKRAFARQLSWDSELIVVTEVDGEIVGALIGTIDQNLGCIYRVAVHPEYRRQGVGKNLVSAMEQRFQQRNVSRIMVAGDEHNLAAMPLYEAMGYAGRILEAFQKLGIAATHSLSRS; from the coding sequence ATGCGGGTTCGTTCCTTTCAATTGAGTGACGCAAGTCAAGTCATGGAACTTTTGCAGGTCGCCTTGTCAGAAGATTGCTACGAGGATACTAAGCGGGCTTTTGCCCGGCAGCTTTCTTGGGATTCCGAACTTATTGTAGTAACGGAAGTGGATGGGGAAATCGTAGGTGCTTTAATTGGAACGATCGATCAGAACCTGGGCTGTATCTACCGGGTTGCGGTACATCCGGAATACCGGCGTCAGGGTGTAGGCAAGAACCTTGTGTCGGCTATGGAACAGCGGTTCCAGCAGCGTAATGTAAGTCGTATCATGGTTGCGGGAGATGAACATAATCTGGCTGCCATGCCGCTCTATGAAGCGATGGGTTATGCGGGTCGTATTCTTGAGGCTTTTCAGAAGCTGGGAATCGCGGCTACCCACTCTTTATCCAGATCCTAG
- the lepB gene encoding signal peptidase I — MEPVFPSSGKTSGRGPASSDGSQKSLLTELWEVIRTVGIAFIVLLLLNIYVFNLSVVKGQSMEPTLEESERLFVNKIIYDFRDPQPGEVVVLKDPSDGPDKKEYLVKRVIAGPGDIVEARDRELYVNSIALNEPYTDIRIEDADFGPVVLESDEYFVMGDNRHAGRSKDSRYFGNVKKNQITGRAEFVFWPLTKIRGL; from the coding sequence ATGGAACCTGTATTTCCTTCAAGCGGGAAGACTAGCGGACGGGGGCCAGCCTCATCTGACGGCAGTCAGAAGAGCTTGCTCACCGAACTGTGGGAAGTAATTCGAACGGTAGGGATTGCTTTCATTGTATTGCTGCTGCTTAATATATATGTTTTTAATTTGTCAGTGGTTAAGGGGCAGTCTATGGAACCGACGCTGGAAGAGAGCGAAAGACTGTTCGTGAACAAAATAATCTATGATTTCCGGGATCCGCAGCCTGGTGAAGTTGTGGTTCTGAAGGATCCAAGCGATGGGCCGGATAAGAAGGAATATCTGGTTAAGCGTGTTATCGCCGGACCTGGAGATATCGTAGAGGCGAGAGATCGTGAGTTGTATGTGAACAGCATCGCACTGAATGAGCCGTACACGGATATCCGGATTGAGGATGCGGACTTCGGGCCGGTGGTCCTTGAGTCAGACGAATACTTCGTGATGGGCGACAACCGGCATGCCGGGCGAAGCAAGGACAGCCGTTACTTCGGGAATGTGAAGAAGAATCAGATTACAGGCCGTGCTGAATTTGTATTCTGGCCGTTAACCAAGATCCGCGGTCTGTAG